Within the Solibacillus silvestris genome, the region TCGCTTGCTGACAGTGGTAGGCTTATTCGTTACATTAACGATTGGTATTGTCATGAAAGATATAACCGCCAATCGAATTGCTTATCAAATACTATTCATGTTTACTTTTGTCGTCGGGGTTGTTGAGCTGTATTTTCTATTAAAGCATGATGAACCGGTACGTGAACGGAATATAGAAAATAAACGTGCAATGGATTGGTCAATTTTTAAAAACAATAAATATGTCCTGTTTTTAATTGTTGCACTTGTTTTTAACTTTGGCTGGCAAATGGCGTGGGGGATTTTTAATATTTATAATGTCCGGTATGCGGAAGCGACGATCTTTTGGATTAGTATGTTCAATGTGGCAAATATGATTGCTCAAATTTTATCATTTTCATTTTGGCGTAAATGGTCGCAAAAATATGGCAATATGAGTGTATTTGTCTGGGTTGCCTTTGGGATGTCAACAGCACCATTACTGATGGTTTTATCGACGAATCTTTATTATTTAGTCGCGATGTCCTTTATTTCAGGGTTGTTTGTTTCAGGAACGGTTTTAATATTATTTAATTTATTGCTTGAAAATTCACCGCAGGAAGTGCGCACTTATTGTATTACGACTTATAATGTGCTGCTTGCAGTCATTGCTTTTTCTTCTCCGCAAATAGGAATATGGCTGCTCGAAACTTACTCGATGGAAACAGCGATGTATTTATCGACAGCAGTTCGATTTTCTGCTGCAGTAGGCTTTTTAGTACTTTATATTGTAAGGAAAATGCGCGAGAAATCATTGGCGTCATACTAGTGGACGATACATACTTTTCATGAGGATATATGATAAAATAAAGGCGATCAGAGAAAAAGGATGCGATTACTAGTGAAATTAATTATTGGTTTAGGAAATCCGGGAAAACCATATGAACATACACGCCACAATATAGGTTTTGATGTAATTGATGAATTAGCCAATCGATGGAATGCGCCATTAAACCAAACTAAATTTAATGGTATGTATGCAACGGTTCATCGTCCTGAGGGAAAAGTCATTTTATTGAAGCCACTAACATATATGAATTTATCAGGAGAATGTGTTAGACCTCTAATGGATTATTTTGATATAGAAATTGAAGATATTATTGTTATTTATGATGATTTAGATCTGGAAACGGGTAAGTTAAGATTACGCGGCAAGGGAAGTGCTGGTGGACATAACGGAATTAAATCATTAATTCAGCACTTAGGGACACAGGAATTTAACCGAATCCGTGTCGGAGTAAGCCGCCCGCCAGCAGGTATGAAAGTTGCGGATTATGTATTGGCAAAGTTTTCAAAAGAGGATCAGCCCATCGTAAAAGAAGCTGTTGAAAAGAGCTGTGATGCTGTAGAAACAGCTTTGACAAAGCCGTTTTTAGAAGTGATGAACAAATTTAACGGCGCATAAATTAATCAAAAAATGGTTAGACTTTAATATACATAAGTGTTTAAAGGAGGCCATGGGAGATGCCTGTACGCTACCGCTGTAGACATTGTGAGGTAGAGATTGGTACTTTGCCTTTCGATGCAGAAGAAACGGTTCAAAAGCTTCACTTGTTTGAAATAGGTGAAATCGATGAATTCATTAAAAAAAATGAACGGGGAGAAACGACCGTTTACAGCATTTGTGAGCATTGTGAAGAATCATTGCGTCAGTTTCCCGATTACTATGCGTTAAAAAGATGGTTACAGTAGAGGAGTTGCTTTGGTCGCATAAAATGCGCCAAGGCTTTTTCCATTTCCGTTTTCATTTATCGAAAAAGAGAAGGGGGACTAGACGTGGATACGATACATCAAATATTTATAAAAGATAAACAGATTGATAATATGATAGAGCAAATTCGAAAAAATCAAGCAAACGATCACCTTATTACAGGGTTAACGGGAAGTGCAAGACCTGCGCTGATCCATACAATCTATCAAGAGACAAATAAATCGATTTATATTATGTCCTCAAACCTATTGCAGGCACAAAAATTAGTAGATGATCTGACTGCGTTAGTTGGTGATGGGCATGTCCATTATTACCCGGCCGAGGAATTTATCGCTGCAAATATGACGACTTCTTCCCATGAGCTGCGTGCACAGCGTATTGCAACTTTAGGGCGCTTAGTTAATAAGGAACGCGGAATCTATATTATTCCGGTAGCAGGAATGCGCAGTATGCTAAATGCGCCTCAAAAGTGGCTTGGATATGAACTTTCTACTTCTTTAGGTCAAGATGTCGACATCAATACTTGGTTAGATAAGCTTGTTGAAATGGGCTATACGAGAAGTGAAATGGTTACAACACCAGGTGAGTTTGCAATGCGCGGCGGAATTTTGGATATTTATCCGCCATATGCACAAGATCCGATCCGTATTGAATTATTTGATACGGAAGTGGATTCGATTCGTACGTTTTCTGCCGATAATCAGCGCTCGATTGAAAAGTTAAAGGAAATCAAAATTTTCCCTGCGACAGAGCTTCTTTTAACAAAAGAAGAGCGCATAAAACTTGCGGAGCGCCTTGAAGCATCATTGGCAGTGAGTTTAAAAAAGGTCCGTAAACAGGAAACCCAGGAATTGCTCATGCAAAACATTCAGCATGATATTGAGCTGCTGCGTCTTGGTCATCTGCCGGATCATATTGCAAAATATGGCTCGTTATTATTTGATCAGCCGTATTTTTTAGGTGATTACTTCAAGGAGGACGGCCTTGTCCTATTTGATGAGCTAGGTCGCATTCAGGAAGTGATGGAAGCTTGGGAACGCGAAGAAAATGAATGGTTTATTTCATTGATTGAGGGGGGCAAAATGCTTCATGATGTAAAGCCCTCCCATTCATTAAAAGAAGTGCTTTCAATGCTGAAACAGCAGAAAATGTATTTCGCATTATTTACAAGAACATTTGCAGGTGTCACTCTTAAAAAGACAATTAACATTTCCTGTAAGCCGATGCAGCAATTCCACGGACAAATTGCTTTACTGCAAAATGAAATTGAGCGTTGGACGCATGAAAAATTTGTCGTGTTATTTACGGCTAATTCAGATAGCCGGATAAAGGCCATGCAAAATTTACTGGATGACTACCATATTGCGTCAACAATCGGCTATGCCGATGCACCGGGTATTTATCTGGTCAATACGGCATTGTCTTCTGGCTTTGAGCTACCATTACAAAAAATAGCGGTTGTTACAGATGATGAACTCTTTAAACAACAGGCCAAGAAAAAATCACGACCACAGCAGATGACTAATGCTGAGCGTATTAAGTCTTATACAGAAATTAAATCAGGCGACTATGTTGTACACGTGCATCATGGGATCGGGAAATATATTGGCATCGAAACACTTGTTGTGAATGGTACACATCAAGATTATTTGCATGTACGTTACCGTGAGGACGATAAGTTATATGTACCTGTGGATCAAATTGAACTGATTCAACGTTACGTGCCTTCAGGCGAAAAGGAACCGAAACTTCATAAACTCGGTGGTACGGAATGGAAGAAAACACATAAGAAAGTTTCGAATGCGGTACAGGATATTGCGGACGATTTAATCAAACTTTATGCAAAGCGCGAAGCAGAAAAAGGTTATGCCTTTTCTCCGGATTCCGATGAGCAACGGGGCTTTGAGGCTGCTTTCCCGTACGAAGAAACAGAAGATCAGTTACGCACAATCGCCGAAGTGAAAAAAGATATGGAACGAGAACGTCCAATGGATCGCCTCGTTTGCGGGGATGTAGGATACGGAAAAACAGAAGTTGCAATTCGTGCAGCATTTAAGGCCATTTTAGACGGCAAACAGGTTGCCTTTTTAGTGCCGACTACTATTTTGGCGCAGCAGCACTATGAAACGATCTCGAAGCGCTTTGAAGACTATGCAATCAATGTAGGTCTGCTCAGTAGGTTCCGCTCCAAAAAGCAGCAAACAGAGACGTTAAAAGGTCTAAAAGAAGGAACAGTAGATATAGTGATCGGTACACACCGTATTTTATCGAAAGATGTAGTGTATCAAGACTTAGGATTACTTATCGTCGATGAGGAGCAACGTTTCGGTGTTACGCATAAAGAGAAAATTAAGCAGCTTCGAACGAATGTCGATGTGCTGACATTAACGGCAACACCAATTCCGCGTACCCTTCATATGTCGATGGTTGGAGTGCGTGATTTATCGGTCATCGAAACACCGCCACAAAACCGTTTCCCTGTCCAAACGTATGTAATGGAGCATAACGGAGCACTTGTACGTGAAGCAATCGAGCGTGAAATGGCGCGCGGTGGACAAGTATTTTATTTATATAATCGTGTAGAGGATATTACAAGAAGAGTAGAAGAAATTCAGATGCTTGTTCCGGATGCACGAGTCGCTTTTGCACATGGTAAAATGACGGAGGCGAAGCTGGAATCGGTTATTTTATCGTTTATTGAAGGTGAGTACGATGTGCTTGTCACGACAACGATTATTGAAACCGGTGTAGATATTCCAAATGTAAATACATTAATTGTTCATGATGCAGATCGTATGGGACTTTCTCAACTGTATCAGCTGCGGGGACGTGTAGGGCGTTCAAATCGAATTGCCTATGCATATTTCATGTATGAACGTGATAAAGTTCTTACTGAAGTCGCAGAGCAGCGTTTGCAGGCCGTAAAAGAATTTACGGAATTAGGTTCAGGTTTTAAAATTGCGATGCGGGATTTATCGATCCGTGGTGCCGGGAATTTACTTGGTGCTCAGCAGCATGGCTTTATCGATTCAATCGGTTTTGATTTGTATTCGCAAATGCTGGAAGAAGCAGTGGAAGAACGTCGAACAGGTGTGAAGAGAGAAGAGAAGCAGGATGTCGAGATTATGCTGCATGTTGATGCGTATATTCCGGATGCGTATATTCCCGATGGCTACCAAAAAATCCAGATGTATAAACGGATTAAGGCAATGGAACGCATCGAAGATTATTCGGGAATTATCGATGAACTGCAAGACCGCTTTGGAGATTTACCAGTTGAAACAGAGCGTCTGATGCGTGTGGCCCGTATGAAAGTTTGGGCGAAGGAAGCGAATGTGCTTTCAATAAAAGAAAAGCAGCAAGTTGTATCTATTATTCTTTCAGAAGAAGGAACGGCCAATACAAATGGTGCACAGATTGTCGAGCAGTCGATGGAGTTTGGTCGGGCGGTCGGCTTTGGAATGGAAGGGACACAGCTTGTAATAACAATAGATTACAACAAATGCGGAAATCACCTGCCATTTGAGGTAGTAGAAAAAATGATGCAAATTATCGCATCTGCAAAAAAAGACTCATAAAAAAAGAGAGGAAATATTAAAAGTTTTGGGCTTTTAATATTTCCTCTCTTTTCGATTGGATACAACATATGAATTATAAGAAAGATTGTTGCACACTATAATGTACTCCGTTCGAATAATTTAAACGTTGGAGCAATTCTTCGCGGTTACGGTGTTCTTCACGCTTTGCCAATAGCTGTTTCTCTCTTGTAGTGGAAGCAGAAACTAAATCGCGCTGACCATTTGGCTTTTCTAAATAACGTTTGAAAATACCGTTTTCAAATTTTGAAATAACAGTAGAACGCTCTTTCGATAAATCCGGGTAATAGGCTAAATGAGTACCAGCATAATATTGATGCTGGCGATATGCATCTGGTGTTGACGTAATACGATCGACTCTTACCATTACTGCACCTCCAAAAAGATTGTTTTATTTTGTCTATTGCCTCTTTCATAAAAACAAAACATAAAATGACCGAAAACGTTGTAATTTCCTATATCATGTTGAGGGAAAATAGGTACTTCATCATAAATATACGAAATATTATTTTATCCTTTTCGAACAATGCATAGTTTCATGTATTTCTTTCCATACTAGGAGCATCATGCTGTGAATTGATGGAAAGTGAGGGAACATGAACGATGAAAGCAACAGGAATAGTTCGCCGCATCGATGATTTAGGTCGTGTTGTTATCCCAAAAGAAATCAGAAGAACACTTCGTATCCGTGAAGGGGATCCCCTTGAAATTTATACGGACCGCGAAGGAGAAGTGATTTTAAAAAAGTATTCGCCAATTAATGATTTAGGCGAATTTGCACAACAATATGCGGAATCATTATTTGAAACATTAGGTACTCCAACATTAATAAGTGACCGAGATGAAGTAATAGCCGTTGCAGGCGTTTCGAAAAAAGATTATGTGGCGAGACGTTTAACAGTTTTTGCAGAAGATATTATTAAAAACAGGTCACTTGTAAGTGAGAAGCTGGAGATGTCGATTGAACTTGTAGCAGGACAGTATGAACAAGTGAAATCATATTGCATCGTACCGATCGTTTCGAATGGAGATCCGATTGGTGCTATTTATTTAATATCACGGGCCCATTTTATCGGTGAAGTTGAACAAAAAACTGCTGAAACAGCAGCCAATTTTTTAGCAAAGCAAATGGAAAACTAAAATCACTTTAAAACGTCCATATTAATGGGCGTTTTTTTAATTCCTCGAGTAAAATTAGCAAATGGTTTTCATGATATAATTAGTTTATTGTATGAAATAGAGGAAGGAAATAGAATGACTTCGCAAAGTTTTGGTATGAAAAATTATATGAAGGGTGCCCTCCTCCTGACAGTTGCGGCGCTATTAGTAAAAATATTAAGTGCAATCTACCGTGTCCCTTATCAAAACTTAGTAGGTGACCAAGGATTTTATGTATATCAGCAGGTTTACCCGTTTATCTCGTTTTTTGTCGTATGGACATCAAGCGGATTTGCAGTTGCCATTTCCAAAATGCTCGCGGATATTGAAGGGCGTGGTGGTACATATGGAGAAAAACGATCTGTATCGCGCATCATCTTTTATTACTTAACAGCATTAGCCCTTATCTTTTTCTGTCTTTTATTCTTTGGTGCACAGCCATTAGCTAATTTGATGGAAGATCCCCAGCTTGCGGGGCTATTAAAAGTAGGCTCATTCATTACGTTATGTATGCCGCTGCTTGCTGTTTTAAAGGGTAATTTTCAATCG harbors:
- a CDS encoding transcription-repair coupling factor yields the protein MDTIHQIFIKDKQIDNMIEQIRKNQANDHLITGLTGSARPALIHTIYQETNKSIYIMSSNLLQAQKLVDDLTALVGDGHVHYYPAEEFIAANMTTSSHELRAQRIATLGRLVNKERGIYIIPVAGMRSMLNAPQKWLGYELSTSLGQDVDINTWLDKLVEMGYTRSEMVTTPGEFAMRGGILDIYPPYAQDPIRIELFDTEVDSIRTFSADNQRSIEKLKEIKIFPATELLLTKEERIKLAERLEASLAVSLKKVRKQETQELLMQNIQHDIELLRLGHLPDHIAKYGSLLFDQPYFLGDYFKEDGLVLFDELGRIQEVMEAWEREENEWFISLIEGGKMLHDVKPSHSLKEVLSMLKQQKMYFALFTRTFAGVTLKKTINISCKPMQQFHGQIALLQNEIERWTHEKFVVLFTANSDSRIKAMQNLLDDYHIASTIGYADAPGIYLVNTALSSGFELPLQKIAVVTDDELFKQQAKKKSRPQQMTNAERIKSYTEIKSGDYVVHVHHGIGKYIGIETLVVNGTHQDYLHVRYREDDKLYVPVDQIELIQRYVPSGEKEPKLHKLGGTEWKKTHKKVSNAVQDIADDLIKLYAKREAEKGYAFSPDSDEQRGFEAAFPYEETEDQLRTIAEVKKDMERERPMDRLVCGDVGYGKTEVAIRAAFKAILDGKQVAFLVPTTILAQQHYETISKRFEDYAINVGLLSRFRSKKQQTETLKGLKEGTVDIVIGTHRILSKDVVYQDLGLLIVDEEQRFGVTHKEKIKQLRTNVDVLTLTATPIPRTLHMSMVGVRDLSVIETPPQNRFPVQTYVMEHNGALVREAIEREMARGGQVFYLYNRVEDITRRVEEIQMLVPDARVAFAHGKMTEAKLESVILSFIEGEYDVLVTTTIIETGVDIPNVNTLIVHDADRMGLSQLYQLRGRVGRSNRIAYAYFMYERDKVLTEVAEQRLQAVKEFTELGSGFKIAMRDLSIRGAGNLLGAQQHGFIDSIGFDLYSQMLEEAVEERRTGVKREEKQDVEIMLHVDAYIPDAYIPDGYQKIQMYKRIKAMERIEDYSGIIDELQDRFGDLPVETERLMRVARMKVWAKEANVLSIKEKQQVVSIILSEEGTANTNGAQIVEQSMEFGRAVGFGMEGTQLVITIDYNKCGNHLPFEVVEKMMQIIASAKKDS
- a CDS encoding aminoacyl-tRNA hydrolase, whose amino-acid sequence is MKLIIGLGNPGKPYEHTRHNIGFDVIDELANRWNAPLNQTKFNGMYATVHRPEGKVILLKPLTYMNLSGECVRPLMDYFDIEIEDIIVIYDDLDLETGKLRLRGKGSAGGHNGIKSLIQHLGTQEFNRIRVGVSRPPAGMKVADYVLAKFSKEDQPIVKEAVEKSCDAVETALTKPFLEVMNKFNGA
- a CDS encoding MFS transporter permease; the encoded protein is MRTHNEKMSIYHGMASAVAQNTSNSYIPIFAMTILGATNYQVGLISSLPPLITLLMTLPAAILLNRAFEQKRLVAFSVLAARFVFLLIAFISYVPGSFGSWLLLALIAAMSVPNTMANMGWQSFIGNIIEETRRAQFFSDRNRLLTVVGLFVTLTIGIVMKDITANRIAYQILFMFTFVVGVVELYFLLKHDEPVRERNIENKRAMDWSIFKNNKYVLFLIVALVFNFGWQMAWGIFNIYNVRYAEATIFWISMFNVANMIAQILSFSFWRKWSQKYGNMSVFVWVAFGMSTAPLLMVLSTNLYYLVAMSFISGLFVSGTVLILFNLLLENSPQEVRTYCITTYNVLLAVIAFSSPQIGIWLLETYSMETAMYLSTAVRFSAAVGFLVLYIVRKMREKSLASY
- a CDS encoding stage V sporulation protein T, translated to MKATGIVRRIDDLGRVVIPKEIRRTLRIREGDPLEIYTDREGEVILKKYSPINDLGEFAQQYAESLFETLGTPTLISDRDEVIAVAGVSKKDYVARRLTVFAEDIIKNRSLVSEKLEMSIELVAGQYEQVKSYCIVPIVSNGDPIGAIYLISRAHFIGEVEQKTAETAANFLAKQMEN